A window of Leclercia adecarboxylata contains these coding sequences:
- a CDS encoding threonine/serine ThrE exporter family protein, translating to MQADQTSQRAVTRLCIQCGLFLLQHGAESALVEELSTRLGLALGMDSVESSISSNAIVLTTIKAGQCLTSTRKNQDRGINMHVVTEVQHIVIMAEHKLLDAQGVERRFSQIKPLRYPRWLVVLIVGLSCACFCKLNNGGWDGALITFIASTLAMYVRQVLTGRHLHPQINFCITAFVATTVSGLLLRLPGFATTPTIAMAASVLLLVPGFPLINAVADMFKGHINTGLARWAIASLLTLATCIGVVMAMTLWGLRGWA from the coding sequence ATGCAGGCAGATCAGACCTCACAACGCGCCGTTACACGACTGTGTATTCAGTGCGGCCTTTTTTTATTGCAACACGGTGCCGAAAGCGCCCTGGTCGAGGAGCTCTCCACCCGGCTGGGGCTGGCGCTGGGCATGGACAGCGTGGAGAGCTCAATCTCCTCAAATGCCATTGTGCTGACCACCATCAAAGCAGGCCAGTGTCTGACCTCCACCCGTAAAAATCAGGATCGCGGGATCAACATGCACGTTGTGACCGAAGTACAACACATCGTGATTATGGCAGAACATAAACTGCTGGACGCGCAGGGCGTCGAAAGGCGTTTCAGCCAGATCAAGCCATTGCGCTATCCGCGCTGGCTGGTGGTGCTGATAGTGGGCCTCTCCTGCGCCTGCTTCTGCAAACTCAATAACGGCGGCTGGGACGGTGCGCTGATCACCTTTATTGCCAGCACCCTCGCCATGTACGTGCGCCAGGTGCTGACAGGCCGGCATCTGCACCCGCAGATTAACTTCTGCATCACCGCGTTCGTCGCTACCACGGTCTCCGGGCTACTGCTGCGACTGCCAGGGTTCGCCACCACCCCTACCATCGCCATGGCCGCCAGCGTGCTGCTGCTGGTGCCCGGCTTTCCGCTGATCAATGCCGTGGCGGACATGTTTAAAGGGCACATCAATACCGGCCTGGCGCGCTGGGCGATTGCCAGTTTACTGACCCTGGCCACCTGTATCGGGGTGGTGATGGCCATGACGTTATGGGGGCTTCGCGGATGGGCATAA